In the genome of Caenorhabditis elegans chromosome IV, the window aTCATGACTTGAAATCACCACGAGCTTTCGATTCGGGAGACTCGATGGAAGCTTTAATGGCTGTTTTGAATGAACATTATCCAAGTATTCGAAATGAATGCCTCCAACTTCTCAATCGTCTCCTCATTAAAGACGATCGAAATGATGCAGCTGTGGCTCTTCAAGAGCTAAGTGATAAAGCTCCTCTCATTGCTTATCCATTAATTCGTCAAATGTTGGTTCGTTTAACAGGGATGTGTTATCGAAAAGGTGATCCGAAACCTGACACAATGAATCAACAACTTTTGAAGAATATGAGAGTATACGAAGTTGTGTTAGAGTTCATAAGTGTTCCTCATGATAAGAAACATGATCATGATATGATGAAACTGATAACGTTGTCTCATGAATTTTTGCGAAGCTTCTGCAAGACAAACAAGGAGAATCAGAGTAGACTGTACAAGTTTATTTCATATGAAAAAGATGCAAAAGAAGGAATGCTCCGAGTGGAGACTATTGAAGAAGTTGGAACACTGGTGGCTATTTTCCGTAACAATAGAGAACTTGCTTCGAATGTTCCAGAAGAATTGATAGCCCACATTGTCGGGCTCATTGAGCATAACTCAAgaaatccgatttttcttgaacttttgcaAGCACTGGTCTGTGTCTACGACAAAGAAATTGAAAGTGGTCaagaaaaagttgcaaatgAAATCTGTGCAGCTTCCGATGAAGTTAGACAACTGTACGTGGATAATGCATCTTTTGAAGAGCTGGAAGCAATGATGAAAGACGAAAAGGAATCAAAGGGACGTAGTTCTGACAGCAGAAGAAAGCTGAAATATCACATTGAATTGGTCAGATTGCTTGCAATGTGTACAAGAGGAAAGAATGGAAACACTGAATTGAAATGTGCATCTCAAATTCCAATGGACCACATAGTTCGCGTTGTCACTGCTAAGCAATGTCTTGTAGAAGTGAAAACGGTTTATCTTCAACTTCTTCTTCATTGCTATATTGATACTGATGCCGAAATGAAAGATGCTTACAAAACAGAATATGTTGATCACATTCTGAACAATCTACTGGAAGATATTCGTTCACTTCGAGTCGAGAAATTAACAGGAGCTGAAACTGCAACATTGGAGCATTACATCTGTCACACGGTCACTGAAGTCCTCATCAAATTCTTTGAAGCGCCATATTCAGCTCTTCAACAAGCAAAAGTTGATGTTCATCATCATAAGAAGACATTCTCGGAAGTTTTGTTAGAACTAACTTATTTGGAAAAGGGAAAGCTCAGGGGATCAAAATCTTCAAGGAATTGGTATCGGGTCGCTGAGTGTATCAAGAGATTGACTAAATGGGGTTAGTTATCTTTAAACGGAATTTTAAAAGCTTAAgtcataatatatttttattaaacttcAACTTTTCTAGCGGAAGAGCACAATATCACGCTCCCAGCAACACTTGCTGGACCACAGATGTCTGGTCAAACGTCGGTTCGACAAAAATGGCAACAAGCTGCGTCTTCTGCAAAATGGATTGGAATTGGAAAGGTTAGTGTGATATGGTTTGAACAtaagaatttcagattattgGTCTAAATTGAAAGGTTAATCATTAATCACAacaattttgggattttctcACAACTTTCACACagatctaaaatttttttgcgggTTTACGATACTTATTTTTGGGTTTCATGAAAACGGTGTTCATCCCAATAGGAATTTCTAGATGAGCCAAGATTCCCAGTCGGACTACGATTCAGATTCCAGTCAGGGTCCTTGTCAGATATCGGTTTGTTTACCTGCCGTGTGTTGATCATAGTCTTAGCAGTGAACAGCGTCAAAAATTGCTTAATCGTTGTGTTATAGTAAGAGTGAATTGTGAATCTATCCATATGTACATATATAcgattttgttcaatttataacttcaaaaaactatttcagccAGTTATAACGCTTGTCGTTGAGGTGAGATTGAAGAGTGTGTGTAGTGTGTGAATTTTCTCTATTCCtatctttaaaaaaccctTTCAATTTAACAACTTTATTCTTTCCTTctttctcattaaaaatatttcttcaaCATCCTAATATCTATGGGAATTCTATCATCTATTCATTTATAGTTCTAGCATGTTTGCATGATAAAATAGTTCTTACGTgtgtaattttaatttttagagacTCAATCGTCAAAATACGCTCAATCCTGGTCATCGACTCTATGGAACATCAAACTCTATGACTGAGCATACCTCTGCAAATGTTGTAACCTGTTATCATGTAGGTTTTATTTCTTTccatttcctatttttaaagattcatAAATTCTGATTATACTTTTCAATATACAGATGATGATCGGAGAGTTTAAATTCTATCTTCATCCACTTCATGCTGCCGAAGGAAGTGTTCTTGTTGAAGTTCTACATACACCTGAACTACTCTTCCCAGAAGGATCAGCACTTCGTGATCAATGTGCTCGTGGAGGTGTTGTTGCAAAACTCATTCAACATTGTAAAACCCTGATGCAAAACAAACAAGATAATCTCTGTGCTCGTGTGCTTCAGACGTTGTGCAAAATGTGCGATTGCACAAAACAGCAGCTTACTCATCAGGTATGATTTATCTTAAAATCCACCAAAACACCCTCTTCtcattataaaattgtttactGAAACTAATATCCTCTTCAGGGTCATCGTGTCTATAATAGTAGCGTTGAAAAGGTTTGGCACCAcagcatttttagttttatattatatttaaaGTAAATTGTTTTAAGTCGGTAACTCTGTGAAGTTTTGTTTAATTCTTCAGTGTTTCGGGTCGAGGTTATGCTTTCTATGGCacgattttacttttttttgcttttttaaattctagtAGACATGACGGTTTGGAGAATCACctaatgaattttcaaattttagggcCAACAGCTTCGGCAACTTCTGCTCCAAAGATACTTTGGACATCATAATAATCATCACCCACCATTAGATCGGCAACAGTCAAAGATTGGGGAAGTTATTGAAGCAGTTAAAGGTattcatgcattttttttttaattttatacatTGAAATTAagatatttcagaaaagaaagaagaaactTGGAGTCAAGAAAGAGATTTATATGCAATACAGTGTAAGCTGAATGATGCAGGAGCATCTGATCTTGTTACTGACATTATTATAATGGAACCGAGTAGAGAAATATTCCTTAAAGCAATTCATTTAGCAAGGGCTCTTCTTCATGAAGGAAATGATAAGGTTTATAAAAAACGCATAGaagtaaaaaatcgaattttgaatttcaggttCAACACTCTTTTTACATGCGGATGAAGCAAAAAGACATCCATGAACCATTCTTCAAAGCTATTTTGACTAGAATTCAAACAGCTCAGAACAGATTGAAAAGTGATATGATGAGTTGCAGTGACAGTAAACCAAAAGTTTGTAAgttatttttgcaaagttaTCAAATGTTCTTTATCGGTTCAAGTTAAATATAAAACACTTACAATTATAGAGAAAAAATAgagttgagaaaaattgttgtggatgttttatattatttatttattaaattaagaTTAATCAGTTTCCACTCCTACGTAATTTCGTGTGCAATTGAGTTCCTTGCAATGGCACCTAAAGTAAATGTAACACACTGACATGCTCATTCTCCATTAATAATTGAATGAAACTCACTTAacaatcacattttcagcattGTCAGCAACAGTGAGTAGACGATGTAAGTTTATCCACCTTCCAGATTAACCCCGTTGATTCCAAAAATCCCTAATTCCTTGTATATCCGTTTTGCTCTAACTCCCAAGCAGTCTGTATTCAAATGTCACCAGGTTCCGTCCGTCCGAGAGCACTTCTAAGTCGACAGAAGTCTGCAGATGCTATAATATTCTCTgacaaaaaagagaagaaaagaaataaTCGTCGTTATTCAGTAGCACTCGGTGCCAGAAGccgaaaaagttgtttttattgtCTTCATGCATGCTTAACATATTTCGGGACGGCTTTATCTACTCTTGTCCGTACAAACCATATAAATAACTTCCCCTTCTTCCTCTCATACCAATCGGGAAATCCTTCTATACTTCAATCTTTGAACCGGGTTGCAGTTATCTTTTTACTAACGGGATCCTTTCAGCATCTACTGTTCTAACTCCTCTAATTGATGCTGGTGATACGGGTTTCAATGGAGCATTATTTGAAGTTCCACAACAAGTTCGTCATCCTTCAATTTCGGAAATGTCCCAATTAAGCAACGATTTGACACACTCGATTCCTGATTTAGCACCTTATCAAGATGAAGAAAAGTAAGCTTTTCAGGGTATcttataaatataaaaattcgttCAGATCCACTGATGCATTGCCTCCAGAAGTTGCACTTGTTGAACCAATCCTTCGTGTTCTTCAACTATTATGTGAAAACCACAACAGTCTTCTTCAAAACTTCCTTCGTAAACAATCTGATAGAACAAATCACAACTTGGTTTCTGAAACTCTTAGCTTCTTGGATACAGTCTGTGGATCTACAAAAGGAAGTCTTGGAGTGTTTGGTGAAATTGGAGAGCACAATTTCTCTCTTATTACACAAACACTTGCCACGTTGACTGAATTCTGTCAAGGTCCATGTCATGAGAATCAGAATACAATGGCAATGCAAGAAAATGGACTGAACATTATCATTTCCCTGGTTCTAAATGAGATCAAACCACTTGCTGATGATCATATGGAACTTGCTTTGGAAATTAAAAGTCAGGCTTCAAAATTACTTTTGGCAATTATGGAATCAAGACACGACGGAGAGAATGCTAATCGAGTCCTTAGAAATATGGCAAATATGTCCGGAGGTCCAAAGCAATTGGTACATGCAATCAAGCAAGCATATGAAATGACTAATTCAAATCATCATATGCTAAAATCAATTAGTCGAGATTTGTTCAGACAAGCTGAagatgatttgaaaaagaagtCAGGCCCACAAATAACTGTCAATACAGGTGAGAAAATCTGGTCCAAATATTAAtaagttttctaaatttcagtgACTCTTCCTGAAATCAATGTAGATGCTTCTGGAATTGTATCAATTCATACTGAGAAGAACATTTCCAGTTCGCTAGATGATAAGTTCAATGATGATGATATTCCAAGTGTAGATCCTCGAGAAGTTGGTCATAACATTTATATTCTTGCTCATCAACTTGCTATTCACGATGGAGAATTAGAGATTTGGTTGGATGGAAGTGATGAAAAGAAAGATGATTTAACAAGAGAAGCGTTGAATTATTATAAGGAGAGAACAGCTCAAATTGAGGTTTGTTTGTTATTGAGATCATGTATGTTATATGGAAGAATTTAATCTTCAAAGTGCGCATTATGAATCGGTGAGGACCATGGACACATCACCATCAAGTTCCGGGCACGTTGTTGGCGATGTGCACATCATGCGTCGGCAATGACAATTTTGCGAGGTCCCTTATGgacaacaactttttaaaagtccCAGCAAACTGTATTTTTAATCTTTCACTTCCTTGTTACCGTCTCCAAATCTACAAAATTCATGATCATCAAAACGTTCAAATTGATCGAAAGTACAATTATGTGGTACCTGGCTTATTAGGCAAACAGATCACGGAACAAATCACatcaactcaaaaaaaagttttaaatttgcagATCGTTCGACGTGACCGGACATTGGAACGTGTTGTGTTCCCAATCAACGACATCTGTTCGTATTTGACAAAAGACACAAAGGACTATGTGTATAACAACACAGAACGGGACAATCAAGGATCAAAAGTCACTGAATTCTTTGATGAATGGGAGACAATGTATCATGAAATGATTTGGCAAAGAAAACTTCAGGATCGGAAATGGTTATCCTGGTGTGCATTCAGATTACCTCTTTGGACAAGATTATCATTTCATTTTGCATTTATTGTCAATGCATTGGTCGCTCGTTATTATCCACTTCCAGAGCATTCAAATTGTAAGTTTAAGacatcagaaaaaaagtgatgttTCAGATCAATCATTTCAGCTTCGATCTCACTTGGCAACTTATACAGTTGGTTTGCCGTATTCAGCTCATTCCTACTGGCTCATTATCTTCGACATGACAAAATATATCTTCATAAAACATCCCTACTAATACTTGCAAGTCTATGTTTCCTGTTACTTAGTTCAATTGGTGTCACTCTAACGCTTTACATATTCGGGATTCTACAGGTAACTCTGGTAGTCactgaataatattttcaattcattttttgcagctAGTCAATAAAATAGTCCACGTTGTTGCATTCGTGAGTAACAAAGGATTGGAAGATCGACCTATTGCAGAAATATTAGCATGTCGGAATCTTCACTATCTACTCGTTTACCTTTTCATTTGTATTCTGGGTCTTTTGGTGCATCCGATGATATACTGCATACTGCtttttgatataattttcACAGAGGAGACACTTCAAAATGTGATTGCTTCGGTTACAAGGAACTATCAATCAATCGTTTGGACTGGATTACTTGCTCTGATTCTTCTTTACTTTTTCTCCATATTGGGATTCTTGTATTTCAGGCATGGTAAGTTGTTTTGGTTTCAATTAAGTTcccaaatattttctaaaactttcagatttctaTTTGGAAGTTGATCCAGTTGAAAATGATTCATCTGCAACAATTTCATCCGGAATACCATCAGAAACGTGCCCATCAGAAGGATGCCCAGGATTACAACCATCAGAAAAAGATGACAATgatgatgagaagaaagtaAAATCTTGTGAAACATTATGGATGTGTATACTTCAAACTGGATATCAAGGACTTCGTAACGGTGGAGGAATTGGTGATGTACTCAGGAATCCAGCTCCATGGGAAGATATGTTCATATGGAGAGTTGCTTATGATATGACTTTCTTTGTTGTTCTTATCGTTATTGTTCtcaatttgattttcggaGTCATCATCGACACATTCGGAGATTTGAGAGCcgagaaaaacgagaaagaacaaattttgaaaaacaactgTTTCATTTGTGGATTAGATAGATCTCGTTTTGACAACCGATCAGTGACTTTTGAAACACATCGAGAAACGGAGCACAATATTTGGCATTATTTGTATTACATTGTGATGCTCCAAATTAAGGATGAAACTGAGTTCACAGGACCCGAAAGCTACGTGGCACAATGTGTTAAAGATCGGAATTTGGACTGGTTCCCAAGAATGCAGGCATTGTCGTTACAAGATTCAGAATTAGACACAGATCAATCGGAAGTTAAACAAATGAAGGATCAGTTGTTGCAGGTAAACTATTTGACTACTTCTAAtcttaaaatctttttaaaatgctttaaatttcagatgatgaCCCTTATGCGAGAGATCATCAGTCAAAATGAAGAATCTCGGGCTTTCATGGAACAATTTCAGCCTCGTTAGACCTACTGAAAATAGATTTATTGGatagatttttatttgtttctttttccaaaacccATATTTATAACCCTGTGATTGTTTTCCCTTTTCTCGTCACAAAACCTGTTTAGTCGTTTTCAAAACCGgtatttcaatgtttttttttacctgTCTTCAacgtatttttattttttcgtctttatctaagtttgattttcaaataaaataattttgcttgAAAGTATTAACAACCGGATAGAACAATTCATTTTTGTGAATTCAAGACgtcgaagaagaagatgaagaaatgCATGAGTAGagccaaaatgaaaatgaacattGGTTGGGGGAAGAAGAGTGTTTGGGGAAAAGACAGTGAAGGAAGGAAATAGGTGTAGACACACAATCGTCGACTAAATGAGATCCAAAATGAAccacaaacacacacacacacaaagaaagatcaaaaagtgaatttattttctgccAAAACGAATGAGAGGAGCTGATGAAGCACGTCCGAAGCGAATAAGTGGAGCAGCTGCAGATCGGCCAAAACGGATGAGTGGTACGGCTGATGGAGAACGTCCGAAACGGATCAATGGAGCTGATGGAGATGCTCTTTTGCCAAATCTGATGAATGGAGAAGCTTCTGGAGCACGGCCAAATCTAGAAATGAAGTACAGATATCACGATGGTTTTCTAATGCAGGTTATGTATTTTGGATTGCTATTGAAACGGTAACTTTGAGGagttaaaaacaaaactgtTGCACTTCAATTCAATAATCAGGAAtaggaaaaatattgaatttttatatcttgaatttcaaaagtggCGTAGACAAATTTTAGgcaatcttaatttttttgaaatattgaaaagacTGACAGTTAAATGGGATTATGCAATTTGCCGTTATAGAAGTTAAAACTGTTTCTTCTATTCGGAAGCAGCTGTGGGagtataatttttaagaagGGTTGAAAGTTACCTGATCAAAGGAGCCCCATCGGCAGCTCTCTTTCCAAAACGAATGAACGGAGATGCTTCTGGAGCACGACCAAATCTGATGAGTGGTGCTCCATCAGCAGCTCTTTTGCCAAAACGGATCAGTGGAGAATCCATTGCACGAGTCGGTCGATCACTTCGTTTTGAGTTTTCGAGAAATTGAAAGAAGGGATTCTTCGTGTCATCTGAAATAGACATTTGTTTTCGGATATTGAATTTCGTTCAGAGTTCagatatttatgttttttattt includes:
- the itr-1 gene encoding Inositol 1,4,5-trisphosphate receptor itr-1 (Confirmed by transcript evidence), with translation MDYDYRRRVLERNIGMALPSRKLTIANSIDHGNNGNLHIGDIISLYTESSSNQEQRGFLSTLGLVDDRCIVELKDGRPESPPKKFRDCLFKVCPVNRYAAQKHLWTEQKRFQTGDSMFDDDLMNKLKVAADKEREENESEFQKTLGNVIQYGSMVQLLHVKSNKYITVQKNSPAKRERNAMKVYLDRAGNEGSWFIIEPAYKHYAIGDNVSAGNKISLIPNSVSTTQAGHVKSQLHLSSFNLLDHQSAAEVNCLNEPTEWQVFMFLLFDENQQNSVKSGDVVRLFHADQQTFLTLDTIPKQNPPTDVVFLRMTNRPSAADATSSRALWEVQVVQTNAYRGGTAKWNKAYRFKHLATDMYLSAEPSQVQVKPAMNGRPPLLSALSQKSRPMLERTNNPMAMYSDGPNGVTNESTDTTQQNIPSVWVLGPTKSEFPEEDANLLFQLDPSTFMKSNKEVPRRSYVRLLHQSSDKWVHATNATEKQNLHYSSKNEKGWVKVICEKNRVDKETFALLPVNPDEVRDLDFANDACKALRNFIKLIKIGQVISKESINSTTQLLIDCILFVTNSSDHLADPLKISDFSPSRDRQKLLREQEVLNQVFLLLKAPFLPRQGTTELGPLLSSPSELSDSRNEIFKTMFQLCYCLLKYSQVSYRKNQEFLAEKFGEIQEQIGFDLMAEDTMTAVLHNNPKLLEKYVKTPHVERFVELVRNNRQGKFLDYLADLCVCRGEANKKIQELICTSVLSSKHRDIFMDTKIIDGEIEVGWAPNFRKLVDIAEGAKSNSDDAEHLDYYRHQLDLLSQMCQEQQYLAIDPPPERRLMNISQQLPAELVLQCMSDNRLPYDLRGSFTRLMLHLHVVRGSPMSAIRHARLWWSIPENVNVSTYESVSVEAYSDGSRMRIGEGIAHKVLATVETYLMGLRNQSMEERQSVNSSKLTYEIVNLAKALAQFNFYSFNDLLQLTQNLLAIINEGPATEQVPSHRAMVNAIRNMSKSMMRGGNKENSKDLAKTPSVTAEEAGRTKEGRALNVKTKLIVAEILQFVMDVRRDYRITMALSWFKNVFPCDEDGSLMHSASINERMASELYDAIYRSSGHELHLDGRDGQLLLAILLQMTMSDYPPLTSIALKVFFRHFTQYQELLEDLKQVQLLVSNNDVENYRQIDRDLFILKNLTEKSELWVHGDRHHSIDTKEVDEKERTTEHDLLDHDLKSPRAFDSGDSMEALMAVLNEHYPSIRNECLQLLNRLLIKDDRNDAAVALQELSDKAPLIAYPLIRQMLVRLTGMCYRKGDPKPDTMNQQLLKNMRVYEVVLEFISVPHDKKHDHDMMKLITLSHEFLRSFCKTNKENQSRLYKFISYEKDAKEGMLRVETIEEVGTLVAIFRNNRELASNVPEELIAHIVGLIEHNSRNPIFLELLQALVCVYDKEIESGQEKVANEICAASDEVRQLYVDNASFEELEAMMKDEKESKGRSSDSRRKLKYHIELVRLLAMCTRGKNGNTELKCASQIPMDHIVRVVTAKQCLVEVKTVYLQLLLHCYIDTDAEMKDAYKTEYVDHILNNLLEDIRSLRVEKLTGAETATLEHYICHTVTEVLIKFFEAPYSALQQAKVDVHHHKKTFSEVLLELTYLEKGKLRGSKSSRNWYRVAECIKRLTKWAEEHNITLPATLAGPQMSGQTSVRQKWQQAASSAKWIGIGKRLNRQNTLNPGHRLYGTSNSMTEHTSANVVTCYHMMIGEFKFYLHPLHAAEGSVLVEVLHTPELLFPEGSALRDQCARGGVVAKLIQHCKTLMQNKQDNLCARVLQTLCKMCDCTKQQLTHQGHRVYNSSVEKGQQLRQLLLQRYFGHHNNHHPPLDRQQSKIGEVIEAVKEKKEETWSQERDLYAIQCKLNDAGASDLVTDIIIMEPSREIFLKAIHLARALLHEGNDKVQHSFYMRMKQKDIHEPFFKAILTRIQTAQNRLKSDMMSCSDSKPKVSSTVLTPLIDAGDTGFNGALFEVPQQVRHPSISEMSQLSNDLTHSIPDLAPYQDEEKSTDALPPEVALVEPILRVLQLLCENHNSLLQNFLRKQSDRTNHNLVSETLSFLDTVCGSTKGSLGVFGEIGEHNFSLITQTLATLTEFCQGPCHENQNTMAMQENGLNIIISLVLNEIKPLADDHMELALEIKSQASKLLLAIMESRHDGENANRVLRNMANMSGGPKQLVHAIKQAYEMTNSNHHMLKSISRDLFRQAEDDLKKKSGPQITVNTVTLPEINVDASGIVSIHTEKNISSSLDDKFNDDDIPSVDPREVGHNIYILAHQLAIHDGELEIWLDGSDEKKDDLTREALNYYKERTAQIEIVRRDRTLERVVFPINDICSYLTKDTKDYVYNNTERDNQGSKVTEFFDEWETMYHEMIWQRKLQDRKWLSWCAFRLPLWTRLSFHFAFIVNALVARYYPLPEHSNSSISLGNLYSWFAVFSSFLLAHYLRHDKIYLHKTSLLILASLCFLLLSSIGVTLTLYIFGILQLVNKIVHVVAFVSNKGLEDRPIAEILACRNLHYLLVYLFICILGLLVHPMIYCILLFDIIFTEETLQNVIASVTRNYQSIVWTGLLALILLYFFSILGFLYFRHDFYLEVDPVENDSSATISSGIPSETCPSEGCPGLQPSEKDDNDDEKKVKSCETLWMCILQTGYQGLRNGGGIGDVLRNPAPWEDMFIWRVAYDMTFFVVLIVIVLNLIFGVIIDTFGDLRAEKNEKEQILKNNCFICGLDRSRFDNRSVTFETHRETEHNIWHYLYYIVMLQIKDETEFTGPESYVAQCVKDRNLDWFPRMQALSLQDSELDTDQSEVKQMKDQLLQMMTLMREIISQNEESRAFMEQFQPR
- the itr-1 gene encoding Inositol 1,4,5-trisphosphate receptor itr-1 (Confirmed by transcript evidence), with translation MDYDYRRRVLERNIGMALPSRKLTIANSIDHGNNGNLHIGDIISLYTESSSNQEQRGFLSTLGLVDDRCIVELKDGRPESPPKKFRDCLFKVCPVNRYAAQKHLWTEQKRFQTGDSMFDDDLMNKLKVAADKEREENESEFQKTLGNVIQYGSMVQLLHVKSNKYITVQKNSPAKRERNAMKVYLDRAGNEGSWFIIEPAYKHYAIGDNVSAGNKISLIPNSVSTTQAGHVKSQLHLSSFNLLDHQSAAEVNCLNEPTEWQVFMFLLFDENQQNSVKSGDVVRLFHADQQTFLTLDTIPKQNPPTDVVFLRMTNRPSAADATSSRALWEVQVVQTNAYRGGTAKWNKAYRFKHLATDMYLSAEPSQVQVKPAMNGRRASLIYSKTNNPMAMYSDGPNGVTNESTDTTQQNIPSVWVLGPTKSEFPEEDANLLFQLDPSTFMKSNKEVPRRSYVRLLHQSSDKWVHATNATEKQNLHYSSKNEKGWVKVICEKNRVDKETFALLPVNPDEVRDLDFANDACKALRNFIKLIKIGQVISKESINSTTQLLIDCILFVTNSSDHLADPLKISDFSPSRDRQKLLREQEVLNQVFLLLKAPFLPRQGTTELGPLLSSPSELSDSRNEIFKTMFQLCYCLLKYSQVSYRKNQEFLAEKFGEIQEQIGFDLMAEDTMTAVLHNNPKLLEKYVKTPHVERFVELVRNNRQGKFLDYLADLCVCRGEANKKIQELICTSVLSSKHRDIFMDTKIIDGEIEVGWAPNFRKLVDIAEGAKSNSDDAEHLDYYRHQLDLLSQMCQEQQYLAIDPPPERRLMNISQQLPAELVLQCMSDNRLPYDLRGSFTRLMLHLHVVRGSPMSAIRHARLWWSIPENVNVSTYESVSVEAYSDGSRMRIGEGIAHKVLATVETYLMGLRNQSMEERQSVNSSKLTYEIVNLAKALAQFNFYSFNDLLQLTQNLLAIINEGPATEQVPSHRAMVNAIRNMSKSMMRGGNKENSKDLAKTPSVTAEEAGRTKEGRALNVKTKLIVAEILQFVMDVRRDYRITMALSWFKNVFPCDEDGSLMHSASINERMASELYDAIYRSSGHELHLDGRDGQLLLAILLQMTMSDYPPLTSIALKVFFRHFTQYQELLEDLKQVQLLVSNNDVENYRQIDRDLFILKNLTEKSELWVHGDRHHSIDTKEVDEKERTTEHDLLDHDLKSPRAFDSGDSMEALMAVLNEHYPSIRNECLQLLNRLLIKDDRNDAAVALQELSDKAPLIAYPLIRQMLVRLTGMCYRKGDPKPDTMNQQLLKNMRVYEVVLEFISVPHDKKHDHDMMKLITLSHEFLRSFCKTNKENQSRLYKFISYEKDAKEGMLRVETIEEVGTLVAIFRNNRELASNVPEELIAHIVGLIEHNSRNPIFLELLQALVCVYDKEIESGQEKVANEICAASDEVRQLYVDNASFEELEAMMKDEKESKGRSSDSRRKLKYHIELVRLLAMCTRGKNGNTELKCASQIPMDHIVRVVTAKQCLVEVKTVYLQLLLHCYIDTDAEMKDAYKTEYVDHILNNLLEDIRSLRVEKLTGAETATLEHYICHTVTEVLIKFFEAPYSALQQAKVDVHHHKKTFSEVLLELTYLEKGKLRGSKSSRNWYRVAECIKRLTKWAEEHNITLPATLAGPQMSGQTSVRQKWQQAASSAKWIGIGKRLNRQNTLNPGHRLYGTSNSMTEHTSANVVTCYHMMIGEFKFYLHPLHAAEGSVLVEVLHTPELLFPEGSALRDQCARGGVVAKLIQHCKTLMQNKQDNLCARVLQTLCKMCDCTKQQLTHQGQQLRQLLLQRYFGHHNNHHPPLDRQQSKIGEVIEAVKEKKEETWSQERDLYAIQCKLNDAGASDLVTDIIIMEPSREIFLKAIHLARALLHEGNDKVQHSFYMRMKQKDIHEPFFKAILTRIQTAQNRLKSDMMSCSDSKPKVSLSATVSRRSSTVLTPLIDAGDTGFNGALFEVPQQVRHPSISEMSQLSNDLTHSIPDLAPYQDEEKSTDALPPEVALVEPILRVLQLLCENHNSLLQNFLRKQSDRTNHNLVSETLSFLDTVCGSTKGSLGVFGEIGEHNFSLITQTLATLTEFCQGPCHENQNTMAMQENGLNIIISLVLNEIKPLADDHMELALEIKSQASKLLLAIMESRHDGENANRVLRNMANMSGGPKQLVHAIKQAYEMTNSNHHMLKSISRDLFRQAEDDLKKKSGPQITVNTVTLPEINVDASGIVSIHTEKNISSSLDDKFNDDDIPSVDPREVGHNIYILAHQLAIHDGELEIWLDGSDEKKDDLTREALNYYKERTAQIEIVRRDRTLERVVFPINDICSYLTKDTKDYVYNNTERDNQGSKVTEFFDEWETMYHEMIWQRKLQDRKWLSWCAFRLPLWTRLSFHFAFIVNALVARYYPLPEHSNSSISLGNLYSWFAVFSSFLLAHYLRHDKIYLHKTSLLILASLCFLLLSSIGVTLTLYIFGILQLVNKIVHVVAFVSNKGLEDRPIAEILACRNLHYLLVYLFICILGLLVHPMIYCILLFDIIFTEETLQNVIASVTRNYQSIVWTGLLALILLYFFSILGFLYFRHDFYLEVDPVENDSSATISSGIPSETCPSEGCPGLQPSEKDDNDDEKKVKSCETLWMCILQTGYQGLRNGGGIGDVLRNPAPWEDMFIWRVAYDMTFFVVLIVIVLNLIFGVIIDTFGDLRAEKNEKEQILKNNCFICGLDRSRFDNRSVTFETHRETEHNIWHYLYYIVMLQIKDETEFTGPESYVAQCVKDRNLDWFPRMQALSLQDSELDTDQSEVKQMKDQLLQMMTLMREIISQNEESRAFMEQFQPR